In Deinococcus multiflagellatus, the sequence TGATCTGGGTGCCCCTCGACGAGTCCGGGAACAGTCACACGTACGCCCGGATGTGGCTGGTGTTGAAGCTTCTCCAGGTTCTGCCAGCGAAACGCTGGCTGGGCCTGGTGGCTGATCGTGAGTTCATCGGCGCGGAATGGTTCCGGTTTCTCCGTCGTCAGGGCATCAAGCGGGCCATCCGCATTCGGCACAGCGACATGCTGGACGACATGAGCGGGAAAGAGTGGTTCGAACACGTCCAGCACGGCCATTTTCACGAGATCGGCGAAAAGGTGTTTGTGTTCGGGGAATTGATGCGGGTGGTGGCGACGAGGTCACCCACAGGTGACCTCGTCATCATCGCCACCGATTTCAGTGCTCGGAAGACCTGGAAGCTCTACAAGCAACGTTGGTCCATTGAGTGCACCTTCAGCAGCTTCAAGAAGCGAGGCTTCGACCTGGAGCGAACGGGAATGACGGAAAGGAGCCGTCTAGAGCGACTCTTCGGACTGGTGACCCTGGCCTGGATGTTCTGTTTGCGCCTGGGGGTCTGGCTCAGCCAGACCTGTCCCATCCCCG encodes:
- a CDS encoding IS4 family transposase, which gives rise to MIAARSVNHHDLSAHMPGMSTPQGKKRRADRAFRDEQLDMGFFIALLVVHLPPGKVLLSLDRTNWEHGETPINFLVLGAVVHGFTLPLIWVPLDESGNSHTYARMWLVLKLLQVLPAKRWLGLVADREFIGAEWFRFLRRQGIKRAIRIRHSDMLDDMSGKEWFEHVQHGHFHEIGEKVFVFGELMRVVATRSPTGDLVIIATDFSARKTWKLYKQRWSIECTFSSFKKRGFDLERTGMTERSRLERLFGLVTLAWMFCLRLGVWLSQTCPIPVLKHGRRAVSLVRHGAQHLVDALRWKPKQFMVVLEVLIQAFCPPGAAESEVVTY